Proteins encoded together in one Streptomyces sp. B1I3 window:
- a CDS encoding TetR/AcrR family transcriptional regulator, whose product MARPRKPLLSRDRIVEAASALVDAEGLGSVSTRRLAAELGVSGPSLYNHFRNKDEILDAVADAVSAQVDLSMFEDADPRDWPAALHDWAVSYRAALAAHPHIVPVLAQGPGRRPAGLRVADAVFGAMVRAGWPPAQATYIGALMRYFVTGSALGSFARGFVDDETAYDPADYPHLGQAHLLADRRQQVDEGAFETGLRALLDGLVLQYEQTAGGGGTVRRAPNGA is encoded by the coding sequence ATGGCACGACCGCGCAAGCCCCTCCTCAGCAGAGACCGCATCGTCGAGGCGGCGAGCGCGCTCGTGGACGCCGAGGGGCTCGGCTCCGTCTCGACCCGTCGGCTCGCGGCGGAACTCGGAGTCAGCGGGCCCTCGCTCTACAACCACTTCCGGAACAAGGACGAGATCCTCGACGCGGTCGCCGACGCGGTCTCCGCCCAGGTCGACCTGTCGATGTTCGAGGATGCGGACCCGCGGGACTGGCCCGCCGCCCTGCACGACTGGGCCGTCTCCTACCGTGCCGCGCTCGCCGCGCACCCGCACATCGTCCCGGTGCTGGCGCAGGGCCCCGGCCGCCGCCCGGCCGGCCTGCGGGTCGCCGACGCGGTCTTCGGCGCCATGGTCCGCGCCGGCTGGCCGCCCGCCCAGGCGACGTACATCGGTGCGCTGATGCGGTACTTCGTCACCGGGTCGGCACTCGGCTCCTTCGCCCGGGGCTTCGTGGACGACGAGACGGCGTACGACCCCGCCGACTACCCCCACCTCGGCCAGGCCCATCTGCTGGCCGACCGCCGCCAGCAGGTCGACGAGGGCGCCTTCGAGACCGGTCTGCGGGCCCTCCTGGACGGCCTCGTGCTCCAGTACGAGCAGACCGCCGGTGGCGGCGGCACCGTTCGGCGCGCGCCGAACGGTGCCTGA
- a CDS encoding acyl-CoA dehydrogenase family protein — MNLELSEEQDAVRQLAEDFVAREITPHVVEWDRAESVDKSIVKKLGALGFLGLTVPEEYGGSGGDHLAYCLVTEELGRGDSSVRGIVSVSLGLVAKTIASWGSEEQKRQWLPELTAGEAVGCFGLTEPGTGSDAGNLTTRAVRDGGDYVINGSKMFITNGTWADVVLLFARTGDAPGHRGISAFLVPADAPGLTRRTVHGKLGLRGQATAELVLENVRVPATTLMGPEGKGFSVAMSALAKGRMSVAAGCVGIAQAALDAAVRYAGEREQFGKSIASYQLVQELISDISVDVDAARMLTWRVADLVDRGQDFATAASTAKLFASEAAVRAANNALQVFGGYGYIDEYPVGKLVRDARVMTLYEGTSQIQKLIIGRALTGVSAF; from the coding sequence ATGAACCTGGAGCTGAGCGAGGAGCAGGACGCCGTCCGGCAGCTCGCCGAGGACTTCGTCGCACGGGAGATCACCCCGCATGTCGTCGAGTGGGACCGTGCCGAGAGTGTCGACAAGTCGATCGTGAAGAAGCTGGGTGCCCTCGGCTTCCTCGGACTGACCGTCCCCGAGGAGTACGGCGGCTCCGGCGGTGACCACCTCGCCTACTGCCTGGTGACCGAAGAGCTGGGGCGCGGCGACTCCTCGGTGCGCGGCATCGTGTCCGTGTCGCTCGGCCTGGTCGCCAAGACGATCGCTTCCTGGGGCAGCGAGGAGCAGAAGCGGCAGTGGCTGCCGGAGCTCACCGCGGGCGAGGCCGTCGGCTGCTTCGGCCTCACCGAGCCGGGCACCGGCTCCGACGCGGGGAACCTGACCACCAGGGCCGTGCGTGACGGCGGCGACTACGTCATCAACGGCTCCAAGATGTTCATCACCAACGGCACCTGGGCCGATGTGGTCCTGCTGTTCGCCCGCACCGGCGACGCGCCGGGCCACCGGGGCATCTCCGCCTTCCTGGTGCCGGCCGACGCCCCGGGCCTGACCCGGCGGACCGTCCACGGCAAGCTCGGCCTGCGCGGGCAGGCCACGGCCGAACTGGTCCTGGAGAACGTCCGCGTCCCCGCCACCACGCTCATGGGCCCCGAGGGCAAGGGCTTCTCCGTCGCCATGTCCGCCCTGGCCAAGGGGCGCATGTCCGTCGCGGCCGGCTGCGTCGGCATCGCGCAGGCCGCGCTGGACGCCGCCGTGCGGTACGCGGGGGAGCGCGAGCAGTTCGGCAAGTCCATCGCGAGCTACCAGCTCGTCCAGGAGCTGATCAGCGACATCTCCGTCGACGTGGACGCCGCCCGCATGCTGACCTGGCGCGTCGCCGACCTCGTCGACCGCGGCCAGGACTTCGCCACCGCCGCCTCCACGGCGAAGCTCTTCGCGTCCGAGGCCGCCGTGCGCGCCGCGAACAACGCCCTCCAGGTGTTCGGTGGTTACGGCTACATCGACGAGTACCCGGTGGGCAAGCTCGTCAGGGACGCCCGTGTGATGACCCTGTACGAGGGCACCAGCCAGATACAGAAGCTGATCATCGGCCGTGCGCTGACAGGAGTCTCCGCCTTCTGA
- a CDS encoding YiaA/YiaB family inner membrane protein yields the protein MSETTSVKQQSTAAFYGQAVLSFGVAMGAVALGIFFLDADAWVRAFLAVGVLYLVTSCFTLAKVIRDRQEAGQIVSRVDQARLEKILAEHDPFQKL from the coding sequence ATGAGTGAGACAACATCGGTCAAGCAGCAGAGCACCGCCGCCTTCTACGGACAGGCCGTCCTCTCCTTCGGGGTGGCGATGGGCGCGGTGGCCCTCGGCATCTTCTTCCTCGACGCCGACGCCTGGGTGCGTGCCTTCCTCGCCGTCGGCGTCCTCTACCTCGTCACTTCGTGCTTCACTCTGGCCAAGGTCATCAGGGACCGGCAGGAGGCGGGGCAGATCGTCAGTCGCGTCGACCAGGCCCGGCTGGAGAAGATCCTCGCCGAGCACGACCCCTTCCAGAAGCTCTGA
- a CDS encoding TetR/AcrR family transcriptional regulator, producing the protein MSTAEETDGENTPWSEVTPEAARRLLVAAVEAFAARGYHATTTRDIAGRAGMSPAALYIHYKTKEELLHRISRIGHDRALLLLETAACSGGTAAERLAGAVRSFVRWHAERYTTARVVQYELEALGEEHRTEIVELRRKSDAVVRRIISEGVAAGEFDVPDVPGTTLAVLSLCIDVARWFNAQGSRTPDEVGALYADLVLRMVGAQK; encoded by the coding sequence ATGAGCACGGCGGAGGAGACCGACGGCGAGAACACGCCGTGGAGTGAGGTCACGCCCGAGGCGGCCCGGCGACTGCTGGTCGCCGCCGTCGAGGCCTTCGCCGCGCGCGGCTATCACGCGACCACCACGCGGGACATCGCCGGCCGGGCCGGGATGAGCCCGGCGGCGCTCTACATCCACTACAAGACCAAGGAAGAGCTGCTCCACCGGATCAGCAGGATCGGCCACGACCGCGCCCTGCTCCTCCTGGAGACGGCCGCGTGCAGTGGCGGTACGGCGGCCGAGCGGCTCGCCGGCGCCGTGCGGTCCTTCGTCCGGTGGCACGCCGAGCGGTACACCACGGCGCGCGTGGTGCAGTACGAGCTCGAGGCCCTCGGCGAGGAGCACCGCACCGAGATCGTGGAGCTGCGCAGGAAGAGCGACGCGGTGGTGCGCCGGATCATCAGCGAGGGCGTGGCGGCGGGTGAGTTCGACGTCCCCGACGTCCCCGGCACCACGCTGGCCGTGCTGTCGCTCTGCATCGACGTGGCGCGCTGGTTCAACGCGCAGGGGAGCCGGACGCCCGACGAGGTCGGGGCGCTCTACGCCGACCTCGTGCTGCGGATGGTCGGCGCCCAGAAGTAG
- a CDS encoding MaoC family dehydratase yields MAEPKIFTSAQELRDGVGQELGHSDWLEIEQKRIDLFAEATGDHQWIHVDPERAAAGPFGTTIAHGYLTLSLLPVLVPQILQVEGAKMGINYGTNKVRFPSTVPVGSRVRATAVLKDVEETGGGVQVTALVTVEREGGDKPACVAESVSRYYF; encoded by the coding sequence ATGGCAGAGCCGAAGATATTCACCTCCGCGCAGGAGCTCCGGGACGGGGTGGGCCAGGAGCTCGGTCACAGCGATTGGCTGGAGATCGAGCAGAAGAGGATCGACCTGTTCGCCGAGGCCACGGGCGACCACCAGTGGATCCACGTGGACCCGGAGCGCGCCGCGGCCGGTCCCTTCGGCACGACGATCGCGCACGGCTATCTGACACTCTCGCTGCTTCCCGTGCTCGTCCCGCAGATCCTTCAGGTGGAGGGCGCGAAGATGGGCATCAACTACGGGACCAACAAGGTGCGCTTCCCCTCGACCGTCCCGGTGGGTTCCCGGGTGCGGGCCACGGCGGTGCTCAAGGACGTCGAGGAGACCGGCGGCGGCGTGCAGGTGACCGCGCTCGTCACGGTCGAGCGCGAGGGCGGCGACAAGCCCGCCTGTGTCGCCGAGTCGGTGTCGCGCTACTACTTCTGA